In a single window of the Magnetofaba australis IT-1 genome:
- a CDS encoding two-component system response regulator, which yields MKILFVDDMTTVQMLYGQLLYDQGHQVILASSLTEALTLAREHRPPLAIVDFHMPEGNGAELTRALLAQPETANTLVLMHSQARDVVKQSLEAGAIDLIYKDDPHEVFLMRVAAVTHFIQTQAEQQRREAAARKREMEALERARAVEERARVELEERVAERTAELTQSNRQLTEEIEKRAHAETNLRLAHMVFQNTAEAIILTDPTGAIIDVNPAFSAISGYTREEAIGANPRDFKSGRHDDNFYAKMWNSVLSKGHWQGEVWDRRKNGEIYPKRLTINVVRDASNRIEHFVGIFSDISEDKATEMKLEQLAYYDPLTQLPNRMLFRDRLEHEFYSARRHKSRFAVCFIDLDRFKQVNDTLGHSAGDELLQHVAQRLEGCVRATDTVARLGGDEFTMILTEVGVSSDSVAHVAEKVLIELQKPMHIKGQEIFVGASIGISLFPENGEDFDTLTKNADVAMYQAKARGRGNFVFFSEDMNTRARERLMLESKLKKAIENEELSVFYQPKMEMYGGRLVGMEALARWVTRDGEEIPPTRFIPIAEETGLVGPLGDFVMRRAARDCKRWLDMGHPLRVAVNLSAREFLDPLLPERVDAILAEAQLPGEHFEIEITESMMMQDVEQAVHVLQELRARNITIAMDDFGTGYSSLSYLKQFPIHTLKIDRAFVKEAPDDPNDVAIVAAVLSVARAMDLKVVAEGVEESRQLALLRDHGCDELQGYLYAKPLNTDDFTQFLLHANAHGARQLQNLPASRFSA from the coding sequence GTGAAGATTCTTTTCGTCGATGACATGACCACTGTGCAGATGCTCTATGGGCAACTGCTCTACGATCAGGGGCACCAGGTGATTCTGGCCAGCTCCCTGACCGAGGCGCTGACGCTTGCGCGCGAGCATCGTCCGCCGCTGGCCATTGTCGACTTCCACATGCCCGAAGGCAACGGCGCCGAACTCACCCGCGCCCTGTTGGCGCAGCCGGAGACGGCCAACACTCTGGTGCTGATGCACTCCCAGGCCCGCGACGTGGTCAAGCAGTCGCTGGAGGCCGGGGCCATCGACCTGATCTATAAGGACGACCCCCACGAGGTGTTCCTCATGCGGGTGGCGGCGGTCACCCACTTCATCCAGACCCAGGCCGAACAGCAGCGCCGCGAAGCCGCAGCGCGCAAGCGTGAAATGGAGGCGCTGGAGCGCGCCCGCGCGGTGGAGGAGCGCGCCCGGGTGGAGCTGGAGGAGCGCGTGGCCGAGCGCACCGCCGAGCTGACCCAGAGCAACCGCCAACTTACCGAAGAGATCGAAAAGCGCGCCCACGCCGAGACCAATCTGCGCCTGGCCCACATGGTGTTTCAGAACACTGCCGAGGCGATCATCCTTACCGATCCCACCGGCGCCATCATCGACGTCAACCCCGCCTTCTCCGCCATTAGCGGCTACACCCGCGAAGAGGCCATCGGAGCCAATCCGCGCGACTTCAAATCGGGCCGTCATGATGACAACTTCTACGCCAAAATGTGGAACAGCGTGCTCAGTAAGGGGCACTGGCAGGGCGAGGTGTGGGACCGGCGCAAAAACGGCGAGATCTATCCCAAGCGTCTGACCATCAACGTGGTGCGGGACGCCTCCAATCGCATTGAGCACTTCGTGGGCATCTTCAGCGACATCAGCGAAGACAAGGCCACCGAGATGAAGCTCGAACAGTTGGCCTACTATGACCCGCTCACGCAACTGCCCAACCGTATGCTATTCCGCGACCGTCTGGAGCATGAATTCTATTCGGCGCGGCGGCACAAATCGCGCTTTGCGGTCTGCTTTATCGACCTGGACCGCTTCAAACAGGTCAACGACACTCTCGGCCACAGCGCCGGCGACGAACTGCTGCAACACGTGGCGCAGCGGCTGGAGGGGTGCGTGCGCGCCACCGACACCGTGGCGCGTCTGGGCGGCGACGAGTTCACCATGATTCTCACCGAAGTGGGCGTCAGCTCCGACTCGGTGGCTCATGTGGCGGAAAAGGTGCTCATCGAGTTGCAGAAACCGATGCACATCAAGGGGCAGGAGATCTTCGTCGGCGCCAGCATTGGCATCTCCCTGTTCCCGGAGAATGGCGAGGATTTCGACACCCTGACCAAGAACGCCGACGTGGCCATGTATCAGGCCAAGGCGCGCGGTCGCGGCAACTTCGTGTTCTTCTCCGAAGATATGAACACCCGCGCCCGCGAGCGCCTGATGCTGGAGTCCAAGCTCAAAAAGGCCATCGAGAACGAAGAGCTGTCGGTGTTCTATCAGCCCAAGATGGAGATGTATGGCGGGCGTCTGGTGGGCATGGAGGCGCTGGCGCGCTGGGTCACCCGCGATGGCGAGGAGATCCCGCCCACACGCTTCATCCCCATCGCCGAGGAGACCGGTCTGGTGGGGCCGCTGGGGGATTTCGTCATGCGCCGCGCCGCGCGTGACTGCAAACGCTGGCTGGATATGGGCCATCCGTTGCGGGTGGCGGTCAATCTGTCGGCGCGGGAGTTCCTCGATCCGCTGCTGCCCGAGCGGGTGGATGCGATTCTGGCCGAGGCGCAGCTGCCGGGCGAGCATTTTGAGATCGAGATCACCGAGAGCATGATGATGCAGGACGTCGAACAGGCGGTGCATGTGCTGCAGGAGTTGCGCGCGCGCAACATCACCATCGCCATGGACGACTTCGGCACCGGCTACTCCTCACTGAGCTATCTGAAGCAGTTCCCCATCCACACCCTGAAGATCGACCGCGCTTTCGTCAAAGAGGCTCCCGACGATCCCAACGACGTGGCCATCGTCGCCGCCGTGCTGTCGGTGGCGCGGGCGATGGATCTGAAGGTGGTGGCCGAAGGGGTGGAGGAGTCGCGCCAGTTGGCGCTGCTGCGCGATCACGGCTGCGATGAGTTGCAGGGCTATCTCTACGCCAAGCCGCTCAATACCGATGACTTCACCCAGTTCCTACTGCACGCCAACGCCCACGGCGCGCGCCAGTTGCAGAACCTGCCCGCCTCCCGTTTCAGCGCCTGA
- a CDS encoding chemotaxis protein CheW, whose translation MSESIVAPGAPVKRADGANAPASDLETALCFEAGGAQCCVRLPEITRVAFLPALTPLPGAPVWLAGLLQVGPDHLPVIDLAARLGRVRRTPFSVDAPLLICQGRQRRGALILDAVSGLREVSFDPAATLPGADGRNPLFRGLAHDGALTLLMLDLDQVLSLDPAPGRRAVEAFVIAEERHAGHE comes from the coding sequence ATGAGCGAATCCATCGTGGCGCCGGGCGCTCCTGTCAAACGCGCCGACGGCGCCAACGCCCCTGCGTCCGACCTGGAGACCGCGCTCTGCTTTGAAGCGGGCGGCGCGCAGTGTTGCGTGCGCCTGCCGGAGATCACCCGGGTGGCGTTCCTGCCCGCGCTCACCCCGCTGCCCGGCGCCCCTGTCTGGCTCGCCGGACTGCTGCAGGTAGGCCCCGACCATCTGCCGGTGATCGATCTGGCCGCGCGGCTGGGGCGGGTGCGCCGCACGCCGTTTTCCGTGGATGCGCCGCTGCTCATCTGCCAAGGGCGCCAGCGCCGCGGCGCGCTGATTCTGGACGCCGTCTCCGGCCTGCGCGAAGTCAGCTTCGACCCCGCCGCCACGCTGCCCGGCGCCGATGGCCGCAACCCGCTGTTTCGCGGCTTGGCCCACGATGGCGCGCTGACCCTGCTGATGTTGGATCTGGATCAGGTGTTGAGCCTGGACCCCGCGCCGGGACGGCGTGCGGTGGAGGCGTTCGTCATTGCCGAGGAGCGCCATGCTGGCCATGAGTGA